From Bacillus basilensis, a single genomic window includes:
- a CDS encoding lipoprotein, with amino-acid sequence MSNKLLLTFALIGIIAVFSCGLLLPMPIGFKVSMITAGVMMIVMFSIIIPFDRKHIVRKKGYKIDFTKTKVYFRWNVFDTISACLAVYACICVQALNILVSTGQTIQNPYVQFFTNQSQVWIIVASCYLISRISLTLKGIKEIKNHGADWD; translated from the coding sequence ATGTCTAATAAATTACTTCTTACTTTTGCTTTAATTGGAATTATAGCCGTATTTTCTTGTGGTCTGTTATTACCGATGCCGATTGGATTTAAAGTTTCAATGATCACAGCTGGAGTCATGATGATTGTGATGTTTTCAATCATTATTCCGTTTGATAGAAAACATATAGTACGGAAAAAAGGATATAAAATTGATTTTACAAAAACAAAAGTGTACTTTCGTTGGAATGTATTTGATACGATTTCGGCTTGTCTTGCAGTGTATGCATGCATATGTGTGCAAGCATTAAATATTTTAGTTTCAACCGGCCAGACAATTCAAAACCCGTACGTTCAATTTTTTACGAATCAATCACAAGTATGGATTATTGTCGCAAGTTGCTATTTAATTTCCCGTATTTCATTAACGTTAAAAGGAATAAAGGAGATCAAAAATCATGGCGCAGATTGGGATTGA